From a region of the Alnus glutinosa chromosome 1, dhAlnGlut1.1, whole genome shotgun sequence genome:
- the LOC133858509 gene encoding probable magnesium transporter NIPA2, with product MGISSDNAHGLVLAVSSSIFIGSSFIIKKKGLKKAGNTGTRAGSGGYTYLYEPWWWAGMVTMIVGEIANFAAYAYAPAILVTPLGALSIIFSAALAHFILEEKLHVFGVLGCVLCVVGSVSIVLHAPQEKNIHSVKEVWHLATEPGFIVYSSFVVILVGVLIFRYVPRYGQTHMVVYIGICSLMGSLTVMCVKAVGIALKLTFSGRNQFTYFQTWFFTLVVVACCLLQINYLNMALDTFNTAVVSPVYYVMFTSLTIFASMIMFKDWDSQNASQIATELCGFVTILSGTFLLHKTKDMGNSKTVESPDFVSQSNRSSNSNTG from the exons ATGGGGATATCATCGGACAATGCTCATGGACTTGTTTTGGCCGTTTCATCAAGCATCTTTATTGGGTCTAGCTTCATTATCAAGAAGAAAGGTCTTAAAAAAGCTGGGAATACAGGAACCAGAGCAG GATCGGGAGGGTATACATACTTGTATGAACCTTGGTGGTGGGCTGGAATGGTAACTA TGATTGTTGGGGAGATAGCGAATTTTGCTGCTTATGCATATGCCCCTGCAATTCTTGTAACTCCCTTGGGAGCTTTAAGTATTATCTTCAG TGCAGCGCTAGCTCATTTTATTTTAGAGGAGAAATTGCATGTCTTTGGCGTGCTCGGATGTGTTCTCTGTGTGGTTGGCTCTGTAAGTATTGTTTTGCATGCTCCTCAGGAGAAAAATATTCATTCTGTTAAGGAAGTGTGGCATCTCGCTACAGAGCCAG GATTCATCGTTTATTCTAGCTTCGTCGTGATTCTGGTCGGTGTCCTCATTTTCCGGTATGTCCCACGCTACGGACAAACCCATATGGTGGTGTACATTGGAATTTGCTCTCTCATGGGCTCTCTTACG GTTATGTGTGTGAAAGCAGTGGGGATCGCTTTGAAGCTTACATTTTCAGGAAGGAATCAATTCACTTACTTCCAGACATGGTTTTTCACTCTGGTTGTGGTAGCGTGTTGTCTTCTACAGATCAATTACTTGAACATG GCTCTGGATACCTTTAACACTGCTGTCGTTTCTCCCGTTTACTATGTCATGTTTACATCGCTCACCATATTTGCGAGTATGATCATGTTTAAG GATTGGGACTCACAAAATGCATCACAGATTGCAACTGAATTGTGTGGCTTTGTCACGATATTATCAGGGACATTTCTCCTTCACAAAACCAAGGATATGGGAAATAGCAAAACTGTGGAATCCCCTGATTTTGTAAGCC